One window from the genome of Tachysurus vachellii isolate PV-2020 chromosome 5, HZAU_Pvac_v1, whole genome shotgun sequence encodes:
- the nphp3 gene encoding nephrocystin-3 isoform X2, with the protein MGTASSLVSPGDVIEDGYGAEGGEACEIPVEVKPKARLVRSSFRRGPRVIGASFKSTGSVELEYAAEYERLRKDYEIFRVSKNNEIAAMQKKEAKLDEENKRLRAELQALQKTYQKILREKETAVEAKYQAMERAATFEHDRDKVKRQFKIFRETKEKEIQDLLRAKRDLESKLQQLQAQGIQLYEPIDSDSDDIHTGVTTAGTQCEYWSGGILGSEPSMGSMMQLQQGHRGPEFAHSLIDVEGPFANVSRDDWDAAVASLMQVSPHVSQALWSNTVRCYLIYTQETRAELHAFIQIHSPGLKRFCENLGHFYLTVCFPEEKAALYMTERQLELERSSVCVLLLKSSVSRCVMEDVEEAFVRTPDNHPLLVYLNTGENKADEEASCLSSATRDLLEKVNNADKAAKVKVVDHSGSAEEGAALIYAQLEKIIKQELLGLELDDSTGLEEREESDSGDVLWDLHDEQEQTEAYQHICNASASLSFQKYIDVLNDMVAAPPPTPPVLVSGAPGSGKSLLLAKWIELQHKHSPNTLILYHFVGPALSTSAEPVLIIKRLTVKLLQHFWSLSGLSMDPCKILEEFPRWLERLSSRHHGNIIIVIDSIDQIQNAERHMKWLIDPLPANVRVLVSVNVESCPQAWRLWPTLHLDPLSPREVKSVLNTECVNTNTKPTKEQEKKLERHCRSASTCNALYVSLLARLLTYTRSSWTLDRMLQQSVLCQDTVALYRLCLKVVVDSLNTDRERHITRELLCLLCASHNGVSESEVLDIFPELHFPALSCLLYNLQRLLMINFSCGLVRFQHPQASEAVMQEFFNGGRCCSLYREKLIQYFNQKLSDNTVTWRVADELPWLLQQQGEKCKLQLSLLNLFVSQNLYKRGHFSELLAYWQFVGKDKVSMAAEYCDALKEFERNCESEESMSRLANLYETLGRFLKDLGLLSQAVAPLQRSLEIRETALDPDHPSVAQSLHQLAGVYVHWRKFGNAEQLYKQALEISENAYGAEHSSVARELDSLSLLYQKLNKYEQAEKLHKRSVKIRQKMARQKGHMYGFTLLRRRALQLEELTLSKDSADCAKTLNELGVLYYLQNNIDAAKVFLLRSLEMRQRVLGVDHPDCAQSLNNLAALHCEKRDYESAEQLYEKALDIRKRALAPDHPSLAYTLKHLAMLYKRRGKLEKAVPLYELALDIREKSFGPKHPSVATALVNLGVLYCQLKKHNEALPLYEHALQVYEDSLGRQHPRVGETLKNLAVLSYEEGDFEKAAELYKRAMEIKEAETSLVCEKAPSPHSSNGDTFSLRSPSLLPHNGR; encoded by the exons ATGGGTACAGCTTCATCTTTAGTAAGCCCTGGGGATGTGATTGAGGATGGGTACGGGGCCGAGGGTGGGGAAGCATGTGAGATTCCTGTGGAAGTTAAGCCAAAAGCACGATTGGTACGCAGCTCATTCCGGCGTGGTCCACGGGTCATCGGTGCCAGTTTCAAATCTACAGGCTCTGTGGAGCTGGAGTATGCTGCTGAATATGAGCGTCTCCGGAAGGACTATGAGATCTTCCGTGTAAGCAAGAACAATGAGATAGCAGCCATGCAGAAGAAAGAGGCAAAGCTGGATGAGGAAAACAAGAGGCTACGTGCCGAGTTGCAG GCCTTGCAAAAGACCTACCAGAAGATTCTCAGGGAGAAGGAAACTGCTGTGGAGGCAAAATACCAGGCAATGGAGAGAGCAGCCACCTTTGAACATGACAGAGACAAAGTGAAACGGCAATTTAAG ATCTTCCgtgagacaaaagaaaaagaaattcaggaTCTGTTAAGGGCAAAGCGTGATCTGGAGTCCAAACTGCAGCAACTCCAAGCTCAGGGAATCCAACTGTATGAACCTattgactctgactctgatgaCATCCACACAGGTGTTACAA CTGCAGGGACTCAGTGTGAGTACTGGAGTGGAGGCATTCTGGGTAGTGAGCCTTCCATGGGGAGTATGATGCAGCTGCAGCAGGGCCACAGAGGGCCTGAGTTTGCCCACAGTCTCATTGATGTGGAGGGGCCGTTTGCCAATGTCAGCAGAG atgatTGGGATGCAGCAGTGGCCAGTCTGATGCAGGTTTCTCCTCATGTGTCTCAAGCTTTATGGAGTAACACAGTCCGCTGTTACCTCATCTACACCCAAGAGACTAGGGCCGAACTCCATGCctttatacag aTTCATTCCCCAGGTTTGAAGAGATTTTGTGAGAATTTGGGCCATTTCTACTTAACTGTGTGTTTCCCTGAGGAAAAAGCTGCTCTTTACATGACTGAACGGCAGCTGGAGCTTGAGaggagctcagtgtgtgtgctgctgctcAAGTCCTCAGTGTCCCG CTGTGTAATGGAAGATGTGGAGGAGGCATTCGTGCGCACTCCAGACAATCATCCTTTGCTAGTGTATCTAAATACAGGAGAAAACAAAGCAGACGAAGAAGCTTCCTGTCTGAGCTCGGCCACTAGAGACCTGTTGGAGAAAGTTAACAATGCAGACAAGGCCGCTAAGGTTAAG GTGGTGGACCACTCAGGTTCTGCAGAAGAGGGAGCAGCACTTATTTATGCTCAGCTAGAGAAGATTATaaagcag GAACTGTTGGGGTTAGAGCTGGATGACAGCACAGGActggaggagagagaagaaTCAGACTCTGGTGATGTGCTGTGGGATTTACATGATGAACAGGAGCAGACTGAAGCCTACCAGCACATCTGCAATGCTTCAGCTAGTCTCAGCTTCCAGAAG tacaTTGATGTACTGAATGATATGGTTGCTGCTCCTCCCCCGACTCCTCCTGTACTAGTGTCAGGAGCACCAGGCTCGGGCAAATCGCTCCTTCTTGCTAAATG GATAGAGCTCCAGCACAAACACTCCCCCAACACACTGATCCTTTATCACTTTGTGGGTCCTGCTTTATCCACCAGCGCAGAGCCTGTCCTCATCATCAAACGCCTCACTGTGAAG CTTTTGCAGCATTTCTGGTCACTCTCAGGCTTGTCCATGGACCCCTGTAAGATCCTGGAGGAATTTCCTCGGTGGTTGGAGAGATTGTCCTCACGCCATCATGGCAAcatcattattgtcattgaCTCCATTGACCAAATCCAA aatgcAGAGCGACATATGAAGTGGCTGATTGATCCACTTCCTGCTAACGTCAGGGTTCTGGTGTCTGTCAACGTTGAGTCGTGCCCACAAGCCTGgag GCTGTGGCCAACTTTACACCTGGATCCTCTCAGTCCACGAGAAGTAAAAAGTGTCCTCAACACAGAGTGTGTGAACACCAACACCAAACCAACAAAAGAGCAG GAGAAGAAATTAGAAAGACACTGTCGTTCTGCCTCCACCTGCAATGCACTGTATGTCTCGCTGCTGGCCAGACTCCTCACCTA CACTAGATCATCGTGGACACTGGATAGAATGCTACAACAGAGTGTGTTATGTCAGGACACAGTGGCTTTGTACAGACTCTGCCTAAAGGTGGTAGTGGATtcactgaacacagacagagaaaggcACATCACAAGAGAA TTATTGTGCCTGCTCTGTGCCAGTCATAATGGTGTTAGTGAATCTGAAGTCCTGGATATTTTTCCTGAGCTACATTTCCCAGCGCTCTCCTGTCTGCTCTACAACCTGCAAAGGCTCCTCATGATCAACTTCAGCTGTGGCCTTGTTCGCTTTCAGCACCCACag GCAAGTGAGGCTGTAATGCAGGAGTTCTTCAACGGAGGAAGATGTTGCTCTTTGTACAGAGAGAAACTTATTCAGTATTTTAACCAGAAGCTTAG tgacaacacagtGACTTGGCGTGTTGCTGATGAGTTGCCATGGTTGCTGCAGCAACAGGGAGAAAAGTGTAAACTACAGCTCAGTCTGCTCAACCTGTTTGTCTCCCAGAATCTCTACAAGAG GGGTCATTTCTCAGAGCTGCTGGCATATTGGCAGTTTGTTGGGAAAGATAAAGTGTCCATGGCAGCTGAATATTGTGATGCTCTGAAGGAGTTTGAGCGGAACTGTGAGAGTGAAGAAAGCATGAGCAGACTGGCCAACCTGTATGAGACCCTTGGTCGGTTCCTTAAAGACCTGGGGCTCCTAAGCCag GCAGTTGCACCCTTGCAGCGCTCTCTAGAGATTCGTGAGACAGCTCTGGATCCAGATCACCCAAGTGTGGCCCAGTCACTGCACCAGCTGGCTGGAGTTTACGTCCACTGGAGAAAGTTTGGTAATGCAGAGCAACTGTACAAGCAGGCACTGGAGATCAGCGAGAATGCGTATGGAGCTGAGCACTCGAGTGTGGCGAGAGAACTCGACTCGCTCTCACTTCTCTACCAGAAACTAAACAA GTATGAGCAGGCTGAGAAGCTGCATAAGCGATCAGTCAAGATCAGGCAGAAAATGGCTCGGCAAAAAGGCCACATG taCGGGTTCACTCTCCTGCGTCGTCGAGCTCTGCAGTTGGAAGAGTTGACTCTCAGTAAAGACTCAGCTGACTGTGCCAAGACTCTCAATGAACTCGGTGTCCTTTACTACCTCCAGAACAATATTGA TGCAGCGAAAGTGTTCTTGCTGCGTTCGTTGGAGATGCGGCAGCGTGTTTTGGGGGTTGATCACCCGGACTGTGCGCAGTCTCTGAATAATCTGGCTGCCCTGCACTGTGAGAAGAGGGATTACGAGAGCGCTGAGCAGCTGTATGAGAAAGCACTGGATATCCGCAAGCGAGCCCTCGCTCCAGACCACCCATCTCTCGCCTATACCCTTAAACACCTTGCCATGCTCTACAAGCGCAGG GGGAAGCTGGAGAAGGCTGTGCCTCTCTATGAGTTGGCTCTTGACATCCGAGAGAAGAGCTTTGGGCCCAAACACCCGAGTGTGGCTACAGCTCTGGTTAACCTTGGTGTCCTCTACTGCCAACTG aaGAAACACAATGAGGCATTGCCACTGTATGAGCATGCACTCCAAGTGTATGAAGACAGCCTCGGAAGACAGCACCCTCGAGTAGGAGAGACTCTGAAAAATCTGGCAGTGCTCAG TTACGAGGAAGGAGATTTTGAGAAAGCTGCTGAGCTCTACAAACGAGCCATGGAGATCAAGGAAGCTGAAACATCGTTGGTGTGTGAGAAAGCGCCATCTCCTCACTCATCCAACGGCGACACGTTCAGCTTGCGAAGCCCCAGCCTTCTACCTCACAATGGCAGGTGA
- the nphp3 gene encoding nephrocystin-3 isoform X3 — protein MQVSPHVSQALWSNTVRCYLIYTQETRAELHAFIQIHSPGLKRFCENLGHFYLTVCFPEEKAALYMTERQLELERSSVCVLLLKSSVSRCVMEDVEEAFVRTPDNHPLLVYLNTGENKADEEASCLSSATRDLLEKVNNADKAAKVKVVDHSGSAEEGAALIYAQLEKIIKQELLGLELDDSTGLEEREESDSGDVLWDLHDEQEQTEAYQHICNASASLSFQKYIDVLNDMVAAPPPTPPVLVSGAPGSGKSLLLAKWIELQHKHSPNTLILYHFVGPALSTSAEPVLIIKRLTVKLLQHFWSLSGLSMDPCKILEEFPRWLERLSSRHHGNIIIVIDSIDQIQNAERHMKWLIDPLPANVRVLVSVNVESCPQAWRLWPTLHLDPLSPREVKSVLNTECVNTNTKPTKEQEGSLMPYTVLSQEKKLERHCRSASTCNALYVSLLARLLTYTRSSWTLDRMLQQSVLCQDTVALYRLCLKVVVDSLNTDRERHITRELLCLLCASHNGVSESEVLDIFPELHFPALSCLLYNLQRLLMINFSCGLVRFQHPQASEAVMQEFFNGGRCCSLYREKLIQYFNQKLSDNTVTWRVADELPWLLQQQGEKCKLQLSLLNLFVSQNLYKRGHFSELLAYWQFVGKDKVSMAAEYCDALKEFERNCESEESMSRLANLYETLGRFLKDLGLLSQAVAPLQRSLEIRETALDPDHPSVAQSLHQLAGVYVHWRKFGNAEQLYKQALEISENAYGAEHSSVARELDSLSLLYQKLNKYEQAEKLHKRSVKIRQKMARQKGHMYGFTLLRRRALQLEELTLSKDSADCAKTLNELGVLYYLQNNIDAAKVFLLRSLEMRQRVLGVDHPDCAQSLNNLAALHCEKRDYESAEQLYEKALDIRKRALAPDHPSLAYTLKHLAMLYKRRGKLEKAVPLYELALDIREKSFGPKHPSVATALVNLGVLYCQLKKHNEALPLYEHALQVYEDSLGRQHPRVGETLKNLAVLSYEEGDFEKAAELYKRAMEIKEAETSLVCEKAPSPHSSNGDTFSLRSPSLLPHNGR, from the exons ATGCAGGTTTCTCCTCATGTGTCTCAAGCTTTATGGAGTAACACAGTCCGCTGTTACCTCATCTACACCCAAGAGACTAGGGCCGAACTCCATGCctttatacag aTTCATTCCCCAGGTTTGAAGAGATTTTGTGAGAATTTGGGCCATTTCTACTTAACTGTGTGTTTCCCTGAGGAAAAAGCTGCTCTTTACATGACTGAACGGCAGCTGGAGCTTGAGaggagctcagtgtgtgtgctgctgctcAAGTCCTCAGTGTCCCG CTGTGTAATGGAAGATGTGGAGGAGGCATTCGTGCGCACTCCAGACAATCATCCTTTGCTAGTGTATCTAAATACAGGAGAAAACAAAGCAGACGAAGAAGCTTCCTGTCTGAGCTCGGCCACTAGAGACCTGTTGGAGAAAGTTAACAATGCAGACAAGGCCGCTAAGGTTAAG GTGGTGGACCACTCAGGTTCTGCAGAAGAGGGAGCAGCACTTATTTATGCTCAGCTAGAGAAGATTATaaagcag GAACTGTTGGGGTTAGAGCTGGATGACAGCACAGGActggaggagagagaagaaTCAGACTCTGGTGATGTGCTGTGGGATTTACATGATGAACAGGAGCAGACTGAAGCCTACCAGCACATCTGCAATGCTTCAGCTAGTCTCAGCTTCCAGAAG tacaTTGATGTACTGAATGATATGGTTGCTGCTCCTCCCCCGACTCCTCCTGTACTAGTGTCAGGAGCACCAGGCTCGGGCAAATCGCTCCTTCTTGCTAAATG GATAGAGCTCCAGCACAAACACTCCCCCAACACACTGATCCTTTATCACTTTGTGGGTCCTGCTTTATCCACCAGCGCAGAGCCTGTCCTCATCATCAAACGCCTCACTGTGAAG CTTTTGCAGCATTTCTGGTCACTCTCAGGCTTGTCCATGGACCCCTGTAAGATCCTGGAGGAATTTCCTCGGTGGTTGGAGAGATTGTCCTCACGCCATCATGGCAAcatcattattgtcattgaCTCCATTGACCAAATCCAA aatgcAGAGCGACATATGAAGTGGCTGATTGATCCACTTCCTGCTAACGTCAGGGTTCTGGTGTCTGTCAACGTTGAGTCGTGCCCACAAGCCTGgag GCTGTGGCCAACTTTACACCTGGATCCTCTCAGTCCACGAGAAGTAAAAAGTGTCCTCAACACAGAGTGTGTGAACACCAACACCAAACCAACAAAAGAGCAG GAAGGGTCATTGATGCCGTACACTGTTCTGTCACAGGAGAAGAAATTAGAAAGACACTGTCGTTCTGCCTCCACCTGCAATGCACTGTATGTCTCGCTGCTGGCCAGACTCCTCACCTA CACTAGATCATCGTGGACACTGGATAGAATGCTACAACAGAGTGTGTTATGTCAGGACACAGTGGCTTTGTACAGACTCTGCCTAAAGGTGGTAGTGGATtcactgaacacagacagagaaaggcACATCACAAGAGAA TTATTGTGCCTGCTCTGTGCCAGTCATAATGGTGTTAGTGAATCTGAAGTCCTGGATATTTTTCCTGAGCTACATTTCCCAGCGCTCTCCTGTCTGCTCTACAACCTGCAAAGGCTCCTCATGATCAACTTCAGCTGTGGCCTTGTTCGCTTTCAGCACCCACag GCAAGTGAGGCTGTAATGCAGGAGTTCTTCAACGGAGGAAGATGTTGCTCTTTGTACAGAGAGAAACTTATTCAGTATTTTAACCAGAAGCTTAG tgacaacacagtGACTTGGCGTGTTGCTGATGAGTTGCCATGGTTGCTGCAGCAACAGGGAGAAAAGTGTAAACTACAGCTCAGTCTGCTCAACCTGTTTGTCTCCCAGAATCTCTACAAGAG GGGTCATTTCTCAGAGCTGCTGGCATATTGGCAGTTTGTTGGGAAAGATAAAGTGTCCATGGCAGCTGAATATTGTGATGCTCTGAAGGAGTTTGAGCGGAACTGTGAGAGTGAAGAAAGCATGAGCAGACTGGCCAACCTGTATGAGACCCTTGGTCGGTTCCTTAAAGACCTGGGGCTCCTAAGCCag GCAGTTGCACCCTTGCAGCGCTCTCTAGAGATTCGTGAGACAGCTCTGGATCCAGATCACCCAAGTGTGGCCCAGTCACTGCACCAGCTGGCTGGAGTTTACGTCCACTGGAGAAAGTTTGGTAATGCAGAGCAACTGTACAAGCAGGCACTGGAGATCAGCGAGAATGCGTATGGAGCTGAGCACTCGAGTGTGGCGAGAGAACTCGACTCGCTCTCACTTCTCTACCAGAAACTAAACAA GTATGAGCAGGCTGAGAAGCTGCATAAGCGATCAGTCAAGATCAGGCAGAAAATGGCTCGGCAAAAAGGCCACATG taCGGGTTCACTCTCCTGCGTCGTCGAGCTCTGCAGTTGGAAGAGTTGACTCTCAGTAAAGACTCAGCTGACTGTGCCAAGACTCTCAATGAACTCGGTGTCCTTTACTACCTCCAGAACAATATTGA TGCAGCGAAAGTGTTCTTGCTGCGTTCGTTGGAGATGCGGCAGCGTGTTTTGGGGGTTGATCACCCGGACTGTGCGCAGTCTCTGAATAATCTGGCTGCCCTGCACTGTGAGAAGAGGGATTACGAGAGCGCTGAGCAGCTGTATGAGAAAGCACTGGATATCCGCAAGCGAGCCCTCGCTCCAGACCACCCATCTCTCGCCTATACCCTTAAACACCTTGCCATGCTCTACAAGCGCAGG GGGAAGCTGGAGAAGGCTGTGCCTCTCTATGAGTTGGCTCTTGACATCCGAGAGAAGAGCTTTGGGCCCAAACACCCGAGTGTGGCTACAGCTCTGGTTAACCTTGGTGTCCTCTACTGCCAACTG aaGAAACACAATGAGGCATTGCCACTGTATGAGCATGCACTCCAAGTGTATGAAGACAGCCTCGGAAGACAGCACCCTCGAGTAGGAGAGACTCTGAAAAATCTGGCAGTGCTCAG TTACGAGGAAGGAGATTTTGAGAAAGCTGCTGAGCTCTACAAACGAGCCATGGAGATCAAGGAAGCTGAAACATCGTTGGTGTGTGAGAAAGCGCCATCTCCTCACTCATCCAACGGCGACACGTTCAGCTTGCGAAGCCCCAGCCTTCTACCTCACAATGGCAGGTGA
- the nphp3 gene encoding nephrocystin-3 isoform X1, whose product MGTASSLVSPGDVIEDGYGAEGGEACEIPVEVKPKARLVRSSFRRGPRVIGASFKSTGSVELEYAAEYERLRKDYEIFRVSKNNEIAAMQKKEAKLDEENKRLRAELQALQKTYQKILREKETAVEAKYQAMERAATFEHDRDKVKRQFKIFRETKEKEIQDLLRAKRDLESKLQQLQAQGIQLYEPIDSDSDDIHTGVTTAGTQCEYWSGGILGSEPSMGSMMQLQQGHRGPEFAHSLIDVEGPFANVSRDDWDAAVASLMQVSPHVSQALWSNTVRCYLIYTQETRAELHAFIQIHSPGLKRFCENLGHFYLTVCFPEEKAALYMTERQLELERSSVCVLLLKSSVSRCVMEDVEEAFVRTPDNHPLLVYLNTGENKADEEASCLSSATRDLLEKVNNADKAAKVKVVDHSGSAEEGAALIYAQLEKIIKQELLGLELDDSTGLEEREESDSGDVLWDLHDEQEQTEAYQHICNASASLSFQKYIDVLNDMVAAPPPTPPVLVSGAPGSGKSLLLAKWIELQHKHSPNTLILYHFVGPALSTSAEPVLIIKRLTVKLLQHFWSLSGLSMDPCKILEEFPRWLERLSSRHHGNIIIVIDSIDQIQNAERHMKWLIDPLPANVRVLVSVNVESCPQAWRLWPTLHLDPLSPREVKSVLNTECVNTNTKPTKEQEGSLMPYTVLSQEKKLERHCRSASTCNALYVSLLARLLTYTRSSWTLDRMLQQSVLCQDTVALYRLCLKVVVDSLNTDRERHITRELLCLLCASHNGVSESEVLDIFPELHFPALSCLLYNLQRLLMINFSCGLVRFQHPQASEAVMQEFFNGGRCCSLYREKLIQYFNQKLSDNTVTWRVADELPWLLQQQGEKCKLQLSLLNLFVSQNLYKRGHFSELLAYWQFVGKDKVSMAAEYCDALKEFERNCESEESMSRLANLYETLGRFLKDLGLLSQAVAPLQRSLEIRETALDPDHPSVAQSLHQLAGVYVHWRKFGNAEQLYKQALEISENAYGAEHSSVARELDSLSLLYQKLNKYEQAEKLHKRSVKIRQKMARQKGHMYGFTLLRRRALQLEELTLSKDSADCAKTLNELGVLYYLQNNIDAAKVFLLRSLEMRQRVLGVDHPDCAQSLNNLAALHCEKRDYESAEQLYEKALDIRKRALAPDHPSLAYTLKHLAMLYKRRGKLEKAVPLYELALDIREKSFGPKHPSVATALVNLGVLYCQLKKHNEALPLYEHALQVYEDSLGRQHPRVGETLKNLAVLSYEEGDFEKAAELYKRAMEIKEAETSLVCEKAPSPHSSNGDTFSLRSPSLLPHNGR is encoded by the exons ATGGGTACAGCTTCATCTTTAGTAAGCCCTGGGGATGTGATTGAGGATGGGTACGGGGCCGAGGGTGGGGAAGCATGTGAGATTCCTGTGGAAGTTAAGCCAAAAGCACGATTGGTACGCAGCTCATTCCGGCGTGGTCCACGGGTCATCGGTGCCAGTTTCAAATCTACAGGCTCTGTGGAGCTGGAGTATGCTGCTGAATATGAGCGTCTCCGGAAGGACTATGAGATCTTCCGTGTAAGCAAGAACAATGAGATAGCAGCCATGCAGAAGAAAGAGGCAAAGCTGGATGAGGAAAACAAGAGGCTACGTGCCGAGTTGCAG GCCTTGCAAAAGACCTACCAGAAGATTCTCAGGGAGAAGGAAACTGCTGTGGAGGCAAAATACCAGGCAATGGAGAGAGCAGCCACCTTTGAACATGACAGAGACAAAGTGAAACGGCAATTTAAG ATCTTCCgtgagacaaaagaaaaagaaattcaggaTCTGTTAAGGGCAAAGCGTGATCTGGAGTCCAAACTGCAGCAACTCCAAGCTCAGGGAATCCAACTGTATGAACCTattgactctgactctgatgaCATCCACACAGGTGTTACAA CTGCAGGGACTCAGTGTGAGTACTGGAGTGGAGGCATTCTGGGTAGTGAGCCTTCCATGGGGAGTATGATGCAGCTGCAGCAGGGCCACAGAGGGCCTGAGTTTGCCCACAGTCTCATTGATGTGGAGGGGCCGTTTGCCAATGTCAGCAGAG atgatTGGGATGCAGCAGTGGCCAGTCTGATGCAGGTTTCTCCTCATGTGTCTCAAGCTTTATGGAGTAACACAGTCCGCTGTTACCTCATCTACACCCAAGAGACTAGGGCCGAACTCCATGCctttatacag aTTCATTCCCCAGGTTTGAAGAGATTTTGTGAGAATTTGGGCCATTTCTACTTAACTGTGTGTTTCCCTGAGGAAAAAGCTGCTCTTTACATGACTGAACGGCAGCTGGAGCTTGAGaggagctcagtgtgtgtgctgctgctcAAGTCCTCAGTGTCCCG CTGTGTAATGGAAGATGTGGAGGAGGCATTCGTGCGCACTCCAGACAATCATCCTTTGCTAGTGTATCTAAATACAGGAGAAAACAAAGCAGACGAAGAAGCTTCCTGTCTGAGCTCGGCCACTAGAGACCTGTTGGAGAAAGTTAACAATGCAGACAAGGCCGCTAAGGTTAAG GTGGTGGACCACTCAGGTTCTGCAGAAGAGGGAGCAGCACTTATTTATGCTCAGCTAGAGAAGATTATaaagcag GAACTGTTGGGGTTAGAGCTGGATGACAGCACAGGActggaggagagagaagaaTCAGACTCTGGTGATGTGCTGTGGGATTTACATGATGAACAGGAGCAGACTGAAGCCTACCAGCACATCTGCAATGCTTCAGCTAGTCTCAGCTTCCAGAAG tacaTTGATGTACTGAATGATATGGTTGCTGCTCCTCCCCCGACTCCTCCTGTACTAGTGTCAGGAGCACCAGGCTCGGGCAAATCGCTCCTTCTTGCTAAATG GATAGAGCTCCAGCACAAACACTCCCCCAACACACTGATCCTTTATCACTTTGTGGGTCCTGCTTTATCCACCAGCGCAGAGCCTGTCCTCATCATCAAACGCCTCACTGTGAAG CTTTTGCAGCATTTCTGGTCACTCTCAGGCTTGTCCATGGACCCCTGTAAGATCCTGGAGGAATTTCCTCGGTGGTTGGAGAGATTGTCCTCACGCCATCATGGCAAcatcattattgtcattgaCTCCATTGACCAAATCCAA aatgcAGAGCGACATATGAAGTGGCTGATTGATCCACTTCCTGCTAACGTCAGGGTTCTGGTGTCTGTCAACGTTGAGTCGTGCCCACAAGCCTGgag GCTGTGGCCAACTTTACACCTGGATCCTCTCAGTCCACGAGAAGTAAAAAGTGTCCTCAACACAGAGTGTGTGAACACCAACACCAAACCAACAAAAGAGCAG GAAGGGTCATTGATGCCGTACACTGTTCTGTCACAGGAGAAGAAATTAGAAAGACACTGTCGTTCTGCCTCCACCTGCAATGCACTGTATGTCTCGCTGCTGGCCAGACTCCTCACCTA CACTAGATCATCGTGGACACTGGATAGAATGCTACAACAGAGTGTGTTATGTCAGGACACAGTGGCTTTGTACAGACTCTGCCTAAAGGTGGTAGTGGATtcactgaacacagacagagaaaggcACATCACAAGAGAA TTATTGTGCCTGCTCTGTGCCAGTCATAATGGTGTTAGTGAATCTGAAGTCCTGGATATTTTTCCTGAGCTACATTTCCCAGCGCTCTCCTGTCTGCTCTACAACCTGCAAAGGCTCCTCATGATCAACTTCAGCTGTGGCCTTGTTCGCTTTCAGCACCCACag GCAAGTGAGGCTGTAATGCAGGAGTTCTTCAACGGAGGAAGATGTTGCTCTTTGTACAGAGAGAAACTTATTCAGTATTTTAACCAGAAGCTTAG tgacaacacagtGACTTGGCGTGTTGCTGATGAGTTGCCATGGTTGCTGCAGCAACAGGGAGAAAAGTGTAAACTACAGCTCAGTCTGCTCAACCTGTTTGTCTCCCAGAATCTCTACAAGAG GGGTCATTTCTCAGAGCTGCTGGCATATTGGCAGTTTGTTGGGAAAGATAAAGTGTCCATGGCAGCTGAATATTGTGATGCTCTGAAGGAGTTTGAGCGGAACTGTGAGAGTGAAGAAAGCATGAGCAGACTGGCCAACCTGTATGAGACCCTTGGTCGGTTCCTTAAAGACCTGGGGCTCCTAAGCCag GCAGTTGCACCCTTGCAGCGCTCTCTAGAGATTCGTGAGACAGCTCTGGATCCAGATCACCCAAGTGTGGCCCAGTCACTGCACCAGCTGGCTGGAGTTTACGTCCACTGGAGAAAGTTTGGTAATGCAGAGCAACTGTACAAGCAGGCACTGGAGATCAGCGAGAATGCGTATGGAGCTGAGCACTCGAGTGTGGCGAGAGAACTCGACTCGCTCTCACTTCTCTACCAGAAACTAAACAA GTATGAGCAGGCTGAGAAGCTGCATAAGCGATCAGTCAAGATCAGGCAGAAAATGGCTCGGCAAAAAGGCCACATG taCGGGTTCACTCTCCTGCGTCGTCGAGCTCTGCAGTTGGAAGAGTTGACTCTCAGTAAAGACTCAGCTGACTGTGCCAAGACTCTCAATGAACTCGGTGTCCTTTACTACCTCCAGAACAATATTGA TGCAGCGAAAGTGTTCTTGCTGCGTTCGTTGGAGATGCGGCAGCGTGTTTTGGGGGTTGATCACCCGGACTGTGCGCAGTCTCTGAATAATCTGGCTGCCCTGCACTGTGAGAAGAGGGATTACGAGAGCGCTGAGCAGCTGTATGAGAAAGCACTGGATATCCGCAAGCGAGCCCTCGCTCCAGACCACCCATCTCTCGCCTATACCCTTAAACACCTTGCCATGCTCTACAAGCGCAGG GGGAAGCTGGAGAAGGCTGTGCCTCTCTATGAGTTGGCTCTTGACATCCGAGAGAAGAGCTTTGGGCCCAAACACCCGAGTGTGGCTACAGCTCTGGTTAACCTTGGTGTCCTCTACTGCCAACTG aaGAAACACAATGAGGCATTGCCACTGTATGAGCATGCACTCCAAGTGTATGAAGACAGCCTCGGAAGACAGCACCCTCGAGTAGGAGAGACTCTGAAAAATCTGGCAGTGCTCAG TTACGAGGAAGGAGATTTTGAGAAAGCTGCTGAGCTCTACAAACGAGCCATGGAGATCAAGGAAGCTGAAACATCGTTGGTGTGTGAGAAAGCGCCATCTCCTCACTCATCCAACGGCGACACGTTCAGCTTGCGAAGCCCCAGCCTTCTACCTCACAATGGCAGGTGA